Below is a genomic region from Actinoallomurus bryophytorum.
GAACCTGTACTACCGGCCGACCGTCCTGGCCGACGTCACCCCGGACAGCCCGGCGTACACCACGGAGATCTTCGGCCCGGTAGCGCCGGTCAGCGTCTTCTCCTCCTTCGACGACGCCGCCGACCTGGCCCGGAGCACGGACTACGGCCTGTCGCTCGGCATCCTCAGCCGCGACGTCATGAAGGCACTGGACCTGGCCGGCCGCATCCCCTCGGGCATCGTGCACATCAACGACCAGACCGTGGACGACGAGGCCACGGCCCCGTTCGGCGGAGTCGGCATCTCGGGCACCGGCGGCCGCGCCGGCGGTCCGGCGGCCAACATCGAGGCCTTCACCGAGACCCAGTGGGTGACCATGCAGGGCGACATCGCCCCGTACCCGTTCTAGCCGAGGGGGGCGACCCCCTGGAACCCCGGTGTGGGGGACTCCGCCCCCCACGCCCCCCGCGGGCTGGGGTCGGAGAGTGGCTTCCCGTCGGGCAGGATGGCGGGGTGGCAGGGACCTTCGACTGGGCGGCCTTCGAGGGCGCGTTGACGGATGCGCTGGTGCGGGCCGTTCGGTCGGCGATCGCCGAGCACCCTGGCGAACGGTTCTACGCCGCCGCGCTGGACCACATCTACCGCGAGACCGATGGCCGGATCGCGCTCCCCTGTCTCGGGATGAACACCGTCGAGGCGTTGGCGTCGCTTCCCGCACGGGAACAGGCGGATCTGCGGTGGAGCGCCGCCGACTGGGATCACTACAGCGACGTGTGGCTTCCCGGTGATCTGGACCGGGACTGGGAGCGGGCACTCACCGCGGAGGCCTGCCGGGGAACGACCCGCCAGTGGGCGTCGACGTTCCGCAGGTACCTCGGGATGCTCGTCCGCGTGTGCAGGCGGGCGCGGGCGAGCCTTCGTTCGAGCGGGCTCACCGACCGGGACTTCGTGGTGCTGCTTCTCGATGACGAGTACCACGAGACGCTGGTGAGGCGCGTCCTTCCCAGAAGCGAGGTGAGCCGGCACTTCCCCGGGTTCGACGAGCGGGCGGCCGAGCTCGCGCGGGTCGCCCTGCTTCCGCCGGCCGAGCGGGCCGCGTTCCACGCGTCACGGCTGGGGGTGTTCAGCGGCCCGATCGGCAGCGAAGAGGCCGCGTCGGCGCTGCGTGATCTCGGCCCGGCGGCGTTTCCCGTCCTGATCGCCATGCTCGCCGCCGAGGACCGGGTGGGGAAGGCCGCCAAGCTGCTCGCCGACATAGGCCGGCCCGACGATCGCGTCGTACGGGCGCTGGATGACGCGCTGACACGATGTGAAGGGCCCGACCAGTCGTGGGTGGCCCGAGCGCTGTCTCGCCTCGGCCGGCTGGACCTCGTGCTCGATCAGACCGACCGTCTTCCCGAGGCGGTCGTGATCGGCGCCGTCGTCGCACCGTTCACCGGCTTCCGCGACTCCGCGGTCGCCCCGCCGCGACTCGACTACCGGTCCCTGGAGGGCTTCGTCGAGCGCCGGCCGGCGTACGTCCCCGCGCTGGCTGAGGAGCTCAAGCCCGGCCGGGGGTACTGCGGCATCACCGTCGAGGAGGTGCCCGAGGCGATCCGCGGGCTGACCTCGAAACACGTCATCATCCGCCGGCACGCGGTCTGCGTACTCGGCGAACGCGGTCTCGGTGCGGCCGTCGCCCGGCGGGTCCTGCCGCTACTCGGCCAGGTCGTCACCCGGGACGAGGACGCGAGCGTACGCCGGCTGGCGATCCTGTCCCTGCTGTGGTGGCAGAAGGACTCCCGCCGGTACGCCGACGTGGTCCGCGCGGCACTGGACGACCCCGCCGAACAGGTCCGCGAGACCGCTGCGAGTTGGCTCCGGCAACAGCCGGTCGGCCGGGTCGGCACCTGAACGAGATCAGTGTCAGGCGGGCTTTCGGTGCATGCGGTAGTGGAGGACGAGGAACGGGATCCCGAAGACCCAGAAGGAGTGCTCGGCCCGCAGTTCGTCACCTTCCACATGGACGTCGAGCTGTTCGGCGAAGCCGTGGACCGCCAGGGCGGTGAGGTCTCTGGTGTCCGGGTCGACGTAGGTCAGGTAGTGGCCGGGCTGGTCGAGGCCGCTGCGGCTGGTCAGGACCAGGCCGCCACCGGGGCGAGCGCGCGGGAGCAGGGTCGCGGTGAAGTTGGCCTGGGGGACCGGGAAGCCGACGCTGACGTACCCGCGGCCCTCGTGGCGGTAGGTGTAGATGCCCACGTAGATCGGCTCGTCGTTGTCGGCGTACGACCGGATCCAGCCACGGATCTGCACGTCGCCGTCCTGTCCGGGGGCGATGGTGTCGATACGGCCCCGGACGCCCCGCAGTGCCTCTCGCTGGTTCATCGGCAGGCTGGCCTGACCGAGAGGGCGGGCGACCAGCGTCCGGTACACCAAGCGGTACGACGAGGTGAGCTCTTCGGGGCGGACCCGCTCGGCCAGCAGGCTCACCTGCGGGTCGCGGAACAGCAGCGACGACAGCACCCGGTAGGTGAGCACCGTGGTGGTGGCCACCACCGGCGCCGGCGCGGACCGGAGCGAGAGCCCCAGGCCGACCGCGGCGCCGACCAGCGGCCCCAGCGCCACCTTCTGCGGCCGCAGGCCCATGGCACCGACGGCGGTACCGGTCACCGCTCCCACCGCGACCGCATCGCCGCCAGTGAGAAGCTCCACGGCGCGTGGTACGGGGCTCGTCCGGCTCGGCGCTCTGCCTCGCCCGGGTGACCAGGGCGTTCGTTCCTAGGAGCCGAGCTCGGGAAGGTTCTGGGCCAGCGGTACGAACTCGGCAACGGACAGCAGCCCGTCGTGATCGACGTCGTACTCGGCGAACAGTGCCTTGACGATCCCCGAAAGGTCGTTCACCTCGGCCGCCGGAAACATCCCCGCGATCGCCTCGGTCACCTCGTCCACGGTGAGCCGACCGTCCCCGTCGGTGTCGTACCGAGCGAATACCGCCTCGTACTGATCGGACATGATTTCCTTCCACCAAAGACACCAGAGCCACCAAAGGCCCCTGATCGTAACCGCTCCACGACCGCGTGGCCGCCGTCCGCCGAGCTCAGGAGCCCAGGTAACGGAGTACGGCGAGGACCCGCCGGCTGTAGCCGCCGTCCCGGGGGAGCCTGAGCTTGTCGAAGATGGCGTTGATGTGCTTTTCGACCGCGCTACGTGAGACGTGCAGCCGGCCGGCGATCGCGAGGTTGGTGTGACCCTGTGCCATCTCGGCGAGCACGTCGCGTTCGCGGGCGGTGAGGTCGTTCAGGGGGTCGACGTGCGTCGTGCGGGCGAGGAGCTGCCGGACCACCTCGGGGTCGAAGGCGGCGCCGCCGGAGCCGACGCGTTCGAGGGCGTCCAGGAACTCCTGGACCTGGGCGACCCGGTCCTTGAGCAGGTAGCCGACGCCCCGGGAGTGGGTGGAGAGAAGGTCGGTGGCATAGCGCTTCTCGACGTACTGCGAGAGTACGAGGACGCCGACGCCCGGGTGACGCCGCCGGATGTCCAGCGCCGCGCGCAGGCCCTCGTCGGTGTGGGTGGGTGGCATGCGAACGTCGACCACCGCCACGTCCGGCGGGTCGGCCGCGACCGCGGTGAGCAGCGCCTCGGCGTCGGCCGTGGCGGCGATGACCTCGTGCCCCTCCTCGGCGAGCAGCCGTACGAGTCCCTCGCGCAGCAGGGTGGAGTCCTCGGCCAGGATCACGCGCACGGCAGCTCCGCGGTCACGACGGTCGGGCCGCCGGCCGGGCTGGACACGCGGAAACGCCCGTCCAGGGCCGCGACCCGGCGGGCGAGCCCGGACAGGCCGCCCCCACCGGGATCGGCGCCGCCCGCTCCGTCATCGGTGATCATCACGATCACCAGGGTGCCCCGCCGGAGGATCGAGACGTCGATCAGGGTGGCGCCCGAGTGCTTGGCCGCGTTGGTCACCGCCTCCCGTACGGTGAAGTAGGCCGCCGTCTCGACCTGCTTGATCGGCCGGTCGGGCAGGTCACAGTGGACCCGCACCGGAACGGCGCACCGTTCGGCGACCGTGGCGAGGGCGTCACGCAGACCCAGGTCGTCCAGCGCCGCCGGATAGACGCGCCAGGCGATGTCCCGCAGTTCCTCCAGCGCCCGCCGCGATTCCTCGTGGGCCTGCCGGAGCAGGTCACGCGACTCGTTGCGCCGCGCCCGTCCGAGCAGCATGCCCAGGGCCACCAGGCGCTGCTGGAGGCCGTCGTGCAGATCCCGTTCGATTCGCCGGCGTTCGGCGTCCACGGCCGCCACGATCCCGGCCCGGCTGGCGGACAGTTCGGCGATACGCGCGCGCATCAACGCCCGCTCGTCCGGCCCGAGGAACCGGCGGACGAGCCCGCGTTCGAACGCGGCCACCGCCGCCAGCCCGGCCAGGTCCAGGAAGAGCAAGACGGTCGCGGCGGCGAAGAGATAGACGAGGATCGGCCAGGTCGGGGCGATGCCGTCCGGCCGTCCGCCGTAGAGCCAGCCGGCCAGCACCGCGACCGTCGTCACCGCGCCGTAGAGCAGCAGGAACAGCACCCCGCCGCCGAGCAGGCCCACCGGCCAGCGCACCGCCAGGTAGGCGAGCACCCGGCGATCGCCCGCCTCCCCGTTCTCGCCCGCGCCGAGCAGCGCGGTCAGGCGCGTGCGCTCGATCCGTACGAGCCGCCGGGCGGCGGCCGTGACGAAGTGGGGCGGGGTGCGGCGGACCAGGAGGACCGGACCCGTCAGGAGCAGGAAGACCAGCTCGGCGGTGGAGGTCAGCGCCCCCAGCGCCACGCCGACGGCGAGGCGGACGCCGCCCGCGCCGTGCCGGACGAACCGCGTCACGACCGGTGCCGTGCGCCGGAGCGCGTCAGCCGGGCCACCACGAAGTAGCCGGCGGCCAGCACGGCCACGATCAAAACTGCCTTCGACGCCAATCCGCCGTACTCCTCCACAAGCCGCCAGTTGTCGCCCAGCCAGTATCCGGCCATCACGAAGGCCGTGTTCCAGATCAGGCTGCCCAGTGCGGTGAGACCCGCGAACGTCAGGACCGGCATCCGCTCGATGCCCGCTGGAATGGAGATCAGACTGCGCAGGACCGGGACCATACGGGCCAGGAACACCGTCTTGCCGCCATGCCGCGCGAACCAGGCCTCCGCCCGGTCGATCTCGTGCGGCCTGACCAGCGGGATACGTGCGGCGATCGACCGGGTCCGTTCGCGGCCGAGCAGGGCGCCCGCGTAGTAGACCACCAGCGATCCGACGACCGAGCCGACGGTGGCCCAGACGATCGCCGCGACGACGCTCATCCGGCCTTGGCCCGCGGTGAATCCCGCGATCGGCAGGACCACCTCACTGGGCACGAAGGGAAAGACCGTGTCGATCCCGTTGGCCAGGCCCGTCCCGGGTGCTCCGAGGGATTCCATGATGTGGGCGGCCCAGCCGGCGATTCCGCCGGCCGGCTCCGCTCCGCTCGCTTCGATCATGCAGGTAACGCTAGGAATCGGCGGTGTCACGGCGCCATGAGGAAGCCCGCCGACTCAGGGTGTGGAAAACCGCAGTACGGCGGGCATCACACCGCGCGCGGCCCGACGTCCGTGCCACCGCAGTCGATCTCGCTCGCGATCGCGGCGGTGCCCACCTTGGGCTCCTGAAGGCCGGATAGCGGTGATCTCCGAAGGGCGCCCCGCCCTGTTCCCTGGGCAGGAGGCGGGGCGCCCGGCTCTCGGGCTATCGGAGGGAGAAGGTGCTCACGCGCAGGTCGCCGTGGAAGACCAGATAGACATCGTGGTGACCCTTCGCGCCGTGCAGCGCGGCGGTCGAGGTGGCGTAGGAGTAGACGCCCCCGGTCGGGGCGACCTCGGCGGTGCCGGCGAGCGGGCCGGTGGGGGAGTCCAGCCGGACCTCGACGGTGCCCGCGGCCGTCGCCGCCGTACGTGCGGTGAACGTCGTCGCGCCGGAGCCGAGCGCGACACCGGTGAACCTCACCCAGTCGCCGTCCGCGGCTCCGACCGCGTCGCCACGCGCCTTGGTCTCGTCGACGAGGCGCACGCCCTTGTAGTCGTCGAAGTCGGCCGTACGGGTCGGCCGGGACAGGTCGCGCGCCGGGATGGTCTCGCCCCTGACGGGCAGCGTCGCGCGCTGCCGGATGTCGGCCGACGACGCCCCGGCCATCACGTCATAGGTCCCGCCCTCGACGACGGGACGGTTCCGTGTGACGTCCCAGTGCGCGAGGTCGGCGACGTCGAACCGCAACCGCACCGTCGTGGTCCGGCCCGGCGCCAGGCGCACCCGCTGGAAGGCGCGCAGCTGCCGCAGCGGCTGCTTGTCGCGCGAGGTCCGCTGGTGCGTGTAGAGCTGCACGACCTCGTCGCCCGCGCGCTTCCCCGTGTTGGTCACCGCGACCGACGCGTCGACGTGGCCGCCCGAGGAGGTCACGCGCAGCTTCCCGTAGCGGAACGCGGTGTAGGACAGGCCGTACCCGAACGGGTAGAGCGGGTCGCCCTTGTAGTACAGGTAGGTCCGGTCGGACTTGATGATGTCGTAGTCGAGGATGTCCGGCAGGCCGGCGTCCGAGCGGTACCAGGTCTGGGTCAGGCGCCCGGCGGGGTCGCTGTCGCCGAAGAGCGTGTCGGCGATCGCGTGCCCGGTCTCGGCGCCCGCGTGCGTGGTCCACAGGATCGCCGGGACGTTGTCCTGCTCCCAGTTCAGCGTGGTCGGGTAGCTGTTCTCGACGACGACCACCGTGTGCGGGTTGGCCTTGCGCACCGCCTTGACCAGCGCCTCCTGGCCCTCGGCCAGCGCCATCGTGGTCCGGTCGTGGTCCTCGCGGCCGTTGATGAACGGCATGCTGCCCACCACGACGACCGCGGCGTCGGCGCCCCGAGCCGCGCGAACGGCATCGTCCACGCCACTGGAGACCGTGTCCTTGGCGAAGTGCGCCGCGCCGTCCGCCGTGGTCAGGGTGAGGGTGCCGTCGGTGGCCGCCGCCACGTACTTCTTGTCGCCGAACCACGACTGGTCGGTCTCGTACCCGGCGTACCGGATGACGTACGTGCCGTCGTCCTGCTTTTCCAGCTTGAACTGCTGCTGGACGAACCAGCCGTTCGGCTGGTCCTGGTCGTTGACGAAGTTCGTGAAGTTGTACCCGGCGTACCTGCCGTTGGCGACGCTGCGCAGCGTCAGCACGCCCTGGCCCCAGTCGAACGCGTCGAACTGCGTGGTGGTGTCCGCGCTGGTGGCGCTCTCCTTCAACACCGCACCGGCGCCCGTACCGGCGGTGATGTACCTCCCGGTGGCGACGTCCTTGAGCGCGATCCGGTCCGCGCCCTCGCTGTCGGTCACCGAGCCGCCGGCGCCGAGCCGCTCCCTGATCCCGTCCAGCGGGGTCACCTTGTACGGCAGCGCGCCGGAGTACCAGTCGGTGTAGAGGGTCTTCTCCAGCGGCCCGACGACCGCGACCTTCCTGGTCTTCGCGGCGTCCAGCGGCAGGGCGTGCCCGGAGTTCTTCAGCAGGACGGCGGCCTGGTCCGCGGTCTGCCGGGCCAGCGCCCGGTTGGCCGGGCTGTCGATGACGTCCTTGGTGATCTTCGCGTAGGGCCCGCCGTCGGGGTCGAGGTCGCCGAGCCGGAACCGGATGCTCAGGATGTGCCGCACGGCGGTGTCGACGTCGGATTCCTTGAGGAGCCCCTGCGACAGTGCGGACTTGACGGCGGCCGCGGTCTTCGAGCCGTCGGTGTCGTCCACCGTGAAGCTGTCCAGACCGGCCTTCAGCACCGCCGCGTCGGCCTCCGGCTGGGTGGCGTAGTACGCCTCGCTGCCGGTGAGGTTGTTCGGCGCACCCGCGTCGGTGACGTTCAGCAGGTCCTTGCGCGTCCAGGACCGTACGGCGTCGTTCAGGCTCGGGTCGACCGTGGCGGGCCGTCCGTTGACCAGGTTGTAGGAGGCCATCACGCCGGTCGCGGCGTCCGCGGAGATCGCCGGAGAGAACGCCTTCTCGTCGTACTCGTGGAGTACGCGAGGCCGCAGGTCCGACGACGTCGTGTCGCGGTGCACCTCGTTGTTGTAGCCCAGGTAGTGCTTGAGGACGGGCGCGGCCTTCAGGTACCCGGGGTCGCCGCCCTCCATCCCGGAGCCGTACGCCGTGGAGATCGTCCCGGTGAGGAGCGGGTCCTCCGAGTAGCCCTCCTCGTTGCGGCCCCACCGAGGATCGCGCAGGAGGTTCACGACCGGCGCCCAGAGCTGCACGCCCCAGACGTCGGGGTTGATCGTGTTGTACCCGCGCGCCTCGTCGCCGACCGCCGAGCCGACCCGCTTGACGAGCGCCGGGTCCCAGGTCGAGGCCAGCCCGACGGCCTGCGGGAACACCGTGCCCTTGGCGGTCACGACGGCGCCGCCGTCGTGGACGTCCGTCGACCAGGCGACACCGTGCAGGGCCTCGGTGCCGGTCTTGAACGCCTTGATCCCCAGGCGCGGGATGGCCGGCTCGTACTGGTGGAGCAGCGACACCTTCTCGTCGAGGGTGAGCCGCCCCACCAGGTCGCCGACCCGGGTGTTCAGCGGGAGACGCGGATTCTGGAAGGGATAGGTGCTTTGCGCTCTGGCGGGAACCGCCAGGCCTAACGAGGCCACGAGGGCCGCGGCGGGCAGCAGCGCGAGCCGGGGTCGGGGTTTCACGGCGACGACCTCCTGGTCGAAGAGGGTCCATCGGGGAGTTCGGTGATCTGGTCGCGGTACCAGCCGGCGCTGTCCTTCCAGGTCCGTTCCTGGGTCGCGTAGTCGACGTGGACGATGCCGAACCGCTTGGAGTAGCCGTACGCCCACTCGTAGTTGTCCAGCAGCGACCAGACGAAGTAGCCGCGTACGTCGGCGCCTTCCTCCATCGCCCGCCCGACGGCCGCGAGGTGGTCGCGGAGGTAGTCGATCCGCTGCGGGTCGCGGACCCTTCCGTCGGGGTCGAGCCGGTCGTCGAACGCCGCGCCGTTCTCGGTGATCATCAGCGGGGTGGCGGGGTGCTCGTCGCGCAGCCGCAGCAGCAGCTCGGTCAGGCCGGTGGCGTCGATGCTCCAGCCCATCGCGGTGTACGGGCCCGGCTGCTTGACGAACTCGACGTCGTCGCAGCCCACCCACGGTGAGGCGGCGCCGTCGCCGTGCCCGTCCGCGGTGGCGCGGGGCGCGCCGCCGTCCCAGGTGCGCACCTGCGTCGGTGAGTAGTAGTTCACGCCGAGCACGTCCAGGGGAGCGGCGATCGCGGCCTCGTCACCGTCGTGGACGAAGGCCCAGTCGGTGATCCGTGCGGTGTCCTCCAGCAGGTCCGCCGGGTACGCGCCGTTCAGCATCGGGCCCAGGAAGATCCGGTTGGCCACCGCGTCGACCTTGCGTACGGCCTCGGCGTCGCCGCGTACGTGGTGCAGGTTGAGCGTCACCGAGTGGCGGCCGGGCAGCACC
It encodes:
- a CDS encoding DUF4303 domain-containing protein, whose translation is MAGTFDWAAFEGALTDALVRAVRSAIAEHPGERFYAAALDHIYRETDGRIALPCLGMNTVEALASLPAREQADLRWSAADWDHYSDVWLPGDLDRDWERALTAEACRGTTRQWASTFRRYLGMLVRVCRRARASLRSSGLTDRDFVVLLLDDEYHETLVRRVLPRSEVSRHFPGFDERAAELARVALLPPAERAAFHASRLGVFSGPIGSEEAASALRDLGPAAFPVLIAMLAAEDRVGKAAKLLADIGRPDDRVVRALDDALTRCEGPDQSWVARALSRLGRLDLVLDQTDRLPEAVVIGAVVAPFTGFRDSAVAPPRLDYRSLEGFVERRPAYVPALAEELKPGRGYCGITVEEVPEAIRGLTSKHVIIRRHAVCVLGERGLGAAVARRVLPLLGQVVTRDEDASVRRLAILSLLWWQKDSRRYADVVRAALDDPAEQVRETAASWLRQQPVGRVGT
- a CDS encoding EF-hand domain-containing protein, with the protein product MSDQYEAVFARYDTDGDGRLTVDEVTEAIAGMFPAAEVNDLSGIVKALFAEYDVDHDGLLSVAEFVPLAQNLPELGS
- a CDS encoding response regulator transcription factor → MRVILAEDSTLLREGLVRLLAEEGHEVIAATADAEALLTAVAADPPDVAVVDVRMPPTHTDEGLRAALDIRRRHPGVGVLVLSQYVEKRYATDLLSTHSRGVGYLLKDRVAQVQEFLDALERVGSGGAAFDPEVVRQLLARTTHVDPLNDLTARERDVLAEMAQGHTNLAIAGRLHVSRSAVEKHINAIFDKLRLPRDGGYSRRVLAVLRYLGS
- a CDS encoding sensor histidine kinase produces the protein MTRFVRHGAGGVRLAVGVALGALTSTAELVFLLLTGPVLLVRRTPPHFVTAAARRLVRIERTRLTALLGAGENGEAGDRRVLAYLAVRWPVGLLGGGVLFLLLYGAVTTVAVLAGWLYGGRPDGIAPTWPILVYLFAAATVLLFLDLAGLAAVAAFERGLVRRFLGPDERALMRARIAELSASRAGIVAAVDAERRRIERDLHDGLQQRLVALGMLLGRARRNESRDLLRQAHEESRRALEELRDIAWRVYPAALDDLGLRDALATVAERCAVPVRVHCDLPDRPIKQVETAAYFTVREAVTNAAKHSGATLIDVSILRRGTLVIVMITDDGAGGADPGGGGLSGLARRVAALDGRFRVSSPAGGPTVVTAELPCA
- a CDS encoding DedA family protein, with translation MIEASGAEPAGGIAGWAAHIMESLGAPGTGLANGIDTVFPFVPSEVVLPIAGFTAGQGRMSVVAAIVWATVGSVVGSLVVYYAGALLGRERTRSIAARIPLVRPHEIDRAEAWFARHGGKTVFLARMVPVLRSLISIPAGIERMPVLTFAGLTALGSLIWNTAFVMAGYWLGDNWRLVEEYGGLASKAVLIVAVLAAGYFVVARLTRSGARHRS
- a CDS encoding glycoside hydrolase family 3 protein; the protein is MKPRPRLALLPAAALVASLGLAVPARAQSTYPFQNPRLPLNTRVGDLVGRLTLDEKVSLLHQYEPAIPRLGIKAFKTGTEALHGVAWSTDVHDGGAVVTAKGTVFPQAVGLASTWDPALVKRVGSAVGDEARGYNTINPDVWGVQLWAPVVNLLRDPRWGRNEEGYSEDPLLTGTISTAYGSGMEGGDPGYLKAAPVLKHYLGYNNEVHRDTTSSDLRPRVLHEYDEKAFSPAISADAATGVMASYNLVNGRPATVDPSLNDAVRSWTRKDLLNVTDAGAPNNLTGSEAYYATQPEADAAVLKAGLDSFTVDDTDGSKTAAAVKSALSQGLLKESDVDTAVRHILSIRFRLGDLDPDGGPYAKITKDVIDSPANRALARQTADQAAVLLKNSGHALPLDAAKTRKVAVVGPLEKTLYTDWYSGALPYKVTPLDGIRERLGAGGSVTDSEGADRIALKDVATGRYITAGTGAGAVLKESATSADTTTQFDAFDWGQGVLTLRSVANGRYAGYNFTNFVNDQDQPNGWFVQQQFKLEKQDDGTYVIRYAGYETDQSWFGDKKYVAAATDGTLTLTTADGAAHFAKDTVSSGVDDAVRAARGADAAVVVVGSMPFINGREDHDRTTMALAEGQEALVKAVRKANPHTVVVVENSYPTTLNWEQDNVPAILWTTHAGAETGHAIADTLFGDSDPAGRLTQTWYRSDAGLPDILDYDIIKSDRTYLYYKGDPLYPFGYGLSYTAFRYGKLRVTSSGGHVDASVAVTNTGKRAGDEVVQLYTHQRTSRDKQPLRQLRAFQRVRLAPGRTTTVRLRFDVADLAHWDVTRNRPVVEGGTYDVMAGASSADIRQRATLPVRGETIPARDLSRPTRTADFDDYKGVRLVDETKARGDAVGAADGDWVRFTGVALGSGATTFTARTAATAAGTVEVRLDSPTGPLAGTAEVAPTGGVYSYATSTAALHGAKGHHDVYLVFHGDLRVSTFSLR
- a CDS encoding GH1 family beta-glucosidase, with product MSFVWGAATAAYQIEGAAQEDGRVPSIWDTYSRTPGRVLNGDTGDVATDHYHRWPEDVETMSALGLGAYRFSIAWPRVHDQRGIDFYSRLVDALLERGIAPVATLYHWDLPQSLEDAGGWAVRDTALRFAEYAERVGAALGDRVHTWTTLNEPWCSAFLGYASGVHAPGRTEPAAALAAAHHLNLAHGLACQVLPGRHSVTLNLHHVRGDAEAVRKVDAVANRIFLGPMLNGAYPADLLEDTARITDWAFVHDGDEAAIAAPLDVLGVNYYSPTQVRTWDGGAPRATADGHGDGAASPWVGCDDVEFVKQPGPYTAMGWSIDATGLTELLLRLRDEHPATPLMITENGAAFDDRLDPDGRVRDPQRIDYLRDHLAAVGRAMEEGADVRGYFVWSLLDNYEWAYGYSKRFGIVHVDYATQERTWKDSAGWYRDQITELPDGPSSTRRSSP